GGAGGTCTCGCCGCCGAGCACGCCGCCGTGCGCCTTGAGCTGCTGCAGCACGTGACGGTCGCCGACCTTGGCGCGCAGGAACGGCACGCCGAGCGCGGCGAGTGCCTGCTCCAGGCCGTAGTTACTCATCAGCGTGCCGACCACCGGCCCGCGCAGGAGGCCCCGCGCGTGCCAGTCGCGGGCCAGCACGTAGAGGATGTCGTCGCCGTCGATCAGCCTCCCCGCGGCGTCGACCAGCTGCACGCGGTCACCGTCGCCGTCGAAGGCGATGCCGAGATCGGCCTGCTGCGTGCGTACCGCCCGTTGCAGGGCCTCGGGATGGGTGGAGCCGACGCCGGCGTTGATGTTGAGTCCGTCGGGGCGGTCGCCGAGGGTGGCCAGCTCGGCGCCGAGTTCGGCGAACACCCGCGGCGCCACCTGGTAGGTCGCGCCGTTGGCGCAGTCGAGCACGATCTTGCGGCCGCGCAGGCTGAAGTCCTCGGCCACGGTGGCCTTGCAGAACTCGATGTAGCGCGCGGCGGCGTCGTCGATGCGGCGCGCCTTGCCGAGCCGCTCGGAAGGCACGGTGACGAAAGGCTCATCCAGCGCCGCCTCGATGGCGAGTTCGATCTCGTCGGAAAGTTTTTCACCGTCGGCGGAAAAGAACTTGACGCCGTTGTCCTGATGCGGGTTGTGCGAGGCGCTGATGACGATGCCCGCGGCGGCGCGCAGCGAGCGGGTGAGGAAGGCGACCGCCGGGGTCGGCATCGGTCCGAGCAGGCCGACGTCGGCACCGGCGGCAACCAGCCCCGCTTCCAGCGCCGATTCGAACATGTAGCCGGACACGCGGGTGTCCTTGCCGATCAAGAGCAGCGGCCGGCGGTCGCGTTCGCGCGCCAGCACGGTGCCGGCCGCGCGGCCCAGGCGCAGGAAGAAGTCCGCGCTGATCGGCCACTGGCCGACGCGGCCGCGAATGCCGTCGGTGCCGAAGTATCTGCGTTCGGTCATCGGATCCCCATGTCGGTCTTGGTGAGACGGCAGAAGGCCAAGCATCTGGCCGTCAGTCTTCGTCGGGCCAGCGCGGGGCGGGCGGGCGAGTTTCGCGCAACGGCACATCGCCGGCGGCGACCGCCTGCCAGACCGCCAGCGCATCGACGGTGGCGGCAACGTCGTGCACCCGTACCAGCCGCGCGCCGCGCTGCACCGCGATCAGGGCGGCCGCCACCGAACCCGCGTCGCGTGCGGCCGGCGCCTGGCGGCCGGTGAGTGCGGCGATCATCGACTTGCGCGACAGGCCGACGTAGACGCCGGCGCCGAGCCCGGCGAAGCGGTCCAGCGCGCGCAGCAGCGCCAGGTTGTGCTCCAGC
The DNA window shown above is from Aerosticca soli and carries:
- the glmM gene encoding phosphoglucosamine mutase, with translation MTERRYFGTDGIRGRVGQWPISADFFLRLGRAAGTVLARERDRRPLLLIGKDTRVSGYMFESALEAGLVAAGADVGLLGPMPTPAVAFLTRSLRAAAGIVISASHNPHQDNGVKFFSADGEKLSDEIELAIEAALDEPFVTVPSERLGKARRIDDAAARYIEFCKATVAEDFSLRGRKIVLDCANGATYQVAPRVFAELGAELATLGDRPDGLNINAGVGSTHPEALQRAVRTQQADLGIAFDGDGDRVQLVDAAGRLIDGDDILYVLARDWHARGLLRGPVVGTLMSNYGLEQALAALGVPFLRAKVGDRHVLQQLKAHGGVLGGETSGHILCLDRASTGDGIVAALAVLEALARRGEDLTTACRDLHKLPQRMLNVRVAGDARTVLEADTVRVALAAAQRLLDGRGRVFLRASGTEPLIRVTVEAENAGEVQRVAQALAQAVESAAERS